Genomic DNA from Mesotoga infera:
ATCAAACTGGGACTGGACAAACCGGTAGTGGTTCAGTTTGGAATATACCTTGGCAATGTCCTGCGTGGAGACCTTGGAAACTCCATAACCCAGTTTGTACCGGTCTCATCTATAATAAAGGCTCATATTCTACCCACAATCGAACTCACTCTTATGAGTACTCTCTGGGCGATAGTACTTGGAATTCCTATCGGCATTCTCGCCGCGGTTAAAAAAGATACTGCCTTTGACTATATCTCGATGGGAGTAGCTCTATTCGGAGTTTCAATGCCTGTCTTCTGGATAGGCCTTATACTAATAATAGTCTTCTCAGTCAATCTCGGCTGGTTTCCAGCGTCTGGAAGGACAGTAGGCCTTTTTGAAGGTTTCTGGCTGATGATCTCGGGTGGAAACTTCTCGGCTTTCGGCAAGGCTCTCAGCTGCATAGTCATGCCATCTTTCGCTCTTGGAAGTATGTACGCAGCCTTAATCGCCAGAATGGCCAGATCTAGCATGCTCGAAGTACTCGGCGAGAATTTCATAGAGACGGCCAGAGCGAAGGGCCTGCGCGAAGTGATCGTTATAAACAAACACGCGCTGAAGAATGCCCTTATACCCATAGTTACTGTTATCGGAATGCAGCTGGGCTCTCTCATGGGCGGTGCCGTGCTGACCGAAACTGTCTTTGCTTGGCCCGGAATAGGAAGAGATCTGGTCGATTCAATATTCTCGCGCGACTATCCCGTATTCCAGGGAATAATCCTCTTCACCGCAACGATCTTCGCCGTGCTCAATCTAGTCGTGGATATGATATATGTCCTGCTTGATCCAAGGATCAAGTACAATTAGAGGTGGTTTGGGATGACACAGACTGTTCCTGACAGAGAAGAGAGACAGCTTAACAGGGCATGGTATAAAACGAGAACCTTTCATCGCGCTATACACAACAGGCGTCTCGTCGCCGGTTCCGTTATGGTAGTGGCGATAATCATTGTAGCTCTCTTTGCGCCAATGATAGCCCGTGAACCTCTCTTCTCTTTCAGACTG
This window encodes:
- a CDS encoding ABC transporter permease, with product MLRFFLRRLFLLLFVVFGVMLLVFVVGRLIPGDPARVMLGERATAEMVQNMRIKLGLDKPVVVQFGIYLGNVLRGDLGNSITQFVPVSSIIKAHILPTIELTLMSTLWAIVLGIPIGILAAVKKDTAFDYISMGVALFGVSMPVFWIGLILIIVFSVNLGWFPASGRTVGLFEGFWLMISGGNFSAFGKALSCIVMPSFALGSMYAALIARMARSSMLEVLGENFIETARAKGLREVIVINKHALKNALIPIVTVIGMQLGSLMGGAVLTETVFAWPGIGRDLVDSIFSRDYPVFQGIILFTATIFAVLNLVVDMIYVLLDPRIKYN